In a single window of the Mauremys reevesii isolate NIE-2019 linkage group 3, ASM1616193v1, whole genome shotgun sequence genome:
- the LOC120401799 gene encoding left-right determination factor 2-like, which produces MSVRLGWMVCVLCLATTASGLTQKKLKEALLEKLGLSEVPKLQKRDLVNLVIPDHIRNKYISMLRRHRVKRRALPSLAGILRGIPGNADIAGEVLYSDTTRQNLVFDMEGRIPENSEVTMAELKLFKKPLNRTNMPTTKQPHRPVTNARVSVYWVQIQADGTNRTSLIDSRLVPIMESGWRNFDVTQAVHYWLKAKKPGPMLLEIWIEGERLGSYASEMAKVVRFTSQDPLDKALGKPELVLYTLNLEEYGGPGDCKEESTTKKPICCRQEHYINFRELTWTQYWIIEPAGYQAYLCMGGCVQAKSHLRRFGYGERTCAVVESSPLPMMYLVKKGNYTEIEVAEFPNMIVEKCGCIMDNIAVV; this is translated from the exons ATGAGTGTGAGGCTTGGCTGGATGGTCTGTGTACTCTGCCTAGCCACCACTGCCAGTGGATTAACCCAGAAAAAGCTGAAGGAGGCTTTGCTGGAGAAACTGGGGCTTTCTGAGGTTCCAAAACTTCAGAAGAGAGACCTAGTGAATCTAGTTATCCCAGATCACATAAGGAACAAATACATCTCCATGTTGAGGCGCCACAGAGTGAAGAGAAGAGCCTTGCCAAGTTTGGCTGGCATCCTGAGAGGAATCCCGGGCAATGCAG ATATTGCAGGAGAAGTTCTCTATTCTGATACCACACGCCAGAATCTGGTCTTTGACATGGAAGGGAGAATACCTGAAAACAGTGAAGTGACCATGGCTGAACTAAAACTTTTCAAAAAGCCCCTGAACAGAACGAACATGCCTACAACCAAGCAACCTCACAGGCCAGTCACTAACGCCAGAGTCAGCGTGTACTGGGTGCAGATCCAAGCCGATGGCACCAACAGGACTTCCCTGATTGATTCCAG GTTGGTTCCAATAATGGAATCTGGTTGGAGGAATTTTGATGTGACCCAGGCTGTACATTACTGGCTAAAAGCTAAGAAGCCGGGACCAATGCTCCTGGAGATTTGGATTGAAGGAGAAAGGCTAGGCAGCTATGCCTCGGAAATGGCCAAAGTCGTGAGGTTTACCTCTCAGGATCCTTTGGATAAAGCCCTGGGCAAACCTGAGCTGGTGCTTTATACTCTCAACCTGGAAGAATATGG GGGGCCTGGAGACTGCAAGGAGGAAAGCACGACGAAGAAACCCATCTGCTGCCGGCAGGAACACTACATCAACTTCCGAGAACTGACCTGGACTCAGTACTGGATTATTGAGCCTGCGGGGTACCAGGCCTACCTCTGCAtggggggctgtgtgcaggccaAGAGCCACTTGCGCCGCTTTGGCTATGGAGAAAGAACCTGTGCCGTGGTGGAGAGCTCCCCACTTCCCATGATGTACCTTGTCAAGAAGGGAAACTACACGGAAATTGAAGTGGCTGAATTTCCTAACATGATCGTAGAAAAATGTGGCTGCATTATGGACAACATAGCAGTGGTGTAA